In Paenibacillus sonchi, a single genomic region encodes these proteins:
- the fliG gene encoding flagellar motor switch protein FliG encodes MAKATQQALSGRQKAAILLITLGPEVSAQIFKHLRDEEIEQLTLEIANVRKVDSAEKESIMAEFHQICLAQEYISQGGINYAKEILEKALGSSKAMEVINRLTATLQVRPFDFARKADPNQILNFIQNENVQTIALVLSYLQFEQAASILSSLPQEKQAEVARRIAIMDSTSPEVVTQIERVLEQKLSATVTQDYTNAGGIESIVQILNGVDRGTERTILDSLEIQDPELAEEIKKRMFVFEDIVNVDNRSIQRIIRDIENADLQLALKVASEEVRDVIFRNMSKRMAETFREEMEYMGPVRLRDVEEAQTRIVGTIRRLEESGEIIIARGGGDDIIV; translated from the coding sequence ATGGCAAAAGCCACTCAGCAGGCGCTTAGCGGCCGTCAAAAAGCGGCTATCCTGCTAATCACACTAGGGCCCGAGGTATCGGCGCAAATATTCAAACATCTGAGGGACGAGGAAATTGAACAGCTGACTCTGGAAATTGCCAATGTCCGTAAGGTAGATAGTGCGGAAAAAGAGTCCATTATGGCTGAATTTCACCAAATTTGCCTCGCGCAGGAATACATCTCACAAGGCGGTATCAATTACGCCAAGGAAATTCTGGAGAAAGCGCTTGGTTCAAGCAAGGCGATGGAGGTCATCAACCGCCTGACGGCAACACTGCAGGTACGGCCATTCGATTTTGCCCGGAAGGCTGATCCTAATCAGATTTTGAACTTTATCCAGAATGAAAATGTACAGACTATAGCGCTGGTCTTGTCTTATCTGCAATTTGAACAGGCGGCCTCCATCCTGTCCTCGCTTCCACAGGAGAAACAGGCTGAAGTAGCCAGAAGAATTGCAATTATGGACAGCACCTCACCGGAAGTCGTTACTCAGATTGAGCGGGTGCTGGAGCAGAAGCTCTCAGCTACTGTAACTCAGGATTACACGAATGCCGGCGGTATTGAATCGATTGTGCAGATTCTGAACGGTGTTGACCGTGGTACGGAGCGCACGATTCTGGATTCCCTGGAAATTCAGGATCCGGAGCTTGCCGAAGAAATCAAAAAGCGGATGTTCGTCTTCGAGGATATCGTCAACGTGGACAACCGTTCGATCCAGCGGATTATCCGCGATATCGAAAATGCCGATTTGCAGCTGGCGCTCAAGGTGGCCAGCGAGGAAGTGCGGGACGTTATTTTCCGCAATATGTCGAAGCGGATGGCCGAAACCTTCCGCGAAGAAATGGAATATATGGGTCCGGTACGGCTGCGTGATGTCGAGGAAGCTCAGACACGCATCGTAGGAACGATCCGCAGACTCGAAGAATCAGGTGAAATAATCATCGCCCGTGGCGGAGGAGATGACATCATTGTCTAG
- the fliI gene encoding flagellar protein export ATPase FliI produces MLDSGRYKEQLRNFDPVRINGKVTQVIGLMVESEGPDASIGDVCYIYPAKGNKPLQAEVVGFRDNKVLLMPLGELQAIGPGCDVVGTGKPLSVQVGSELLGKVLDGLGQPLDGSLIPARMPHSSTFNIPSNPLNRPRVHEPISIGVRAIDGLLTIGKGQRVGIFAGSGVGKSTLMGMIARNTSADVNVIALIGERGREVLDFIERDLGPEGLQRSVVVVATSDQPALIRIKGALIATTIAEYFRDRGLNVMLMMDSVTRYAMAQREVGLAVGEPPAMRGYTPSVFASLPKLLERAGTGPTGSITAFYTVLVDGDDMNEPIADAVRGILDGHIVLNRNIANKGHFPAIDVLSSISRVMKDIAPEEQIAAAENVKRLMAVYKDSEDLINIGAYQRGSNAQIDESMHYIDSIWNFTKQKVNEKVTLAEVQESLISQFSRS; encoded by the coding sequence ATGCTTGACAGCGGACGGTATAAGGAGCAGCTGCGGAATTTTGACCCGGTCAGAATCAATGGTAAAGTTACTCAGGTGATCGGGCTGATGGTAGAGTCGGAAGGACCGGATGCGAGTATCGGCGATGTATGCTATATCTATCCGGCCAAAGGCAACAAGCCGCTGCAGGCTGAAGTTGTAGGCTTTCGCGACAACAAGGTGCTGCTGATGCCGTTAGGTGAGCTGCAAGCCATAGGGCCGGGCTGTGATGTTGTGGGTACTGGCAAGCCTCTAAGTGTACAGGTAGGCTCGGAGCTGCTGGGCAAGGTTCTCGACGGGTTGGGACAGCCGCTTGACGGCTCGCTCATTCCGGCGCGCATGCCGCACAGTTCAACGTTCAATATTCCATCCAATCCGCTGAACCGCCCCAGGGTGCATGAGCCGATCAGTATTGGGGTCAGAGCCATCGACGGATTGCTCACCATAGGCAAAGGCCAGCGTGTAGGCATCTTTGCCGGATCAGGGGTCGGCAAGAGCACATTGATGGGCATGATCGCCCGCAATACATCTGCAGATGTGAATGTGATTGCCTTAATTGGTGAACGGGGCAGAGAGGTGCTGGACTTCATTGAACGCGACCTCGGTCCGGAAGGACTGCAGCGGTCAGTCGTTGTAGTCGCCACCTCTGACCAGCCGGCGCTTATCCGCATTAAAGGCGCGCTCATTGCCACAACGATTGCCGAATATTTTCGCGACCGGGGCTTGAATGTCATGCTGATGATGGATTCAGTCACCCGTTATGCCATGGCGCAGCGTGAGGTGGGACTGGCGGTTGGAGAACCGCCGGCAATGAGAGGGTACACTCCCTCGGTGTTTGCCAGCCTTCCGAAGCTGCTTGAGCGGGCCGGAACCGGACCTACCGGATCGATTACCGCTTTTTACACAGTGCTCGTGGACGGTGACGATATGAATGAGCCTATTGCTGACGCAGTGCGCGGAATCCTGGATGGACATATTGTGCTGAACCGGAATATTGCCAATAAGGGACATTTTCCAGCCATCGATGTTCTCTCCAGCATCAGCCGCGTCATGAAGGATATTGCTCCCGAGGAACAGATTGCTGCGGCTGAGAATGTAAAGCGGCTCATGGCTGTATACAAGGATTCGGAAGATTTGATTAACATCGGTGCCTACCAAAGAGGCTCCAATGCCCAGATCGATGAGTCGATGCATTATATTGACAGCATATGGAATTTCACCAAGCAGAAGGTAAACGAAAAGGTCACGCTGGCCGAGGTCCAAGAGTCTTTAATTTCCCAGTTCTCAAGGAGTTGA
- a CDS encoding FliH/SctL family protein: MSRLIKHSQYVPVDVLKRLEQARQYAGLTEEPIASDEAAGEVHIQDSAREEAEQARKQMLKDAQEFAEGQVRDAAQEAENIVESARTEAEEWWRQRREQDEHLVEAVKSEAYQQGYQEGQAQAELEMSRKMAEMMEEARQVLQEAYRAKEVIIQEAEPFLVELSCSIAEKIVDKQLTVEPQFAMDLIRKNLARKREQGLISLCVSPAQFSFVNAAREELAMAVDSQAELQILPDSTVKDHGCVIRSSFGSIDARIDTQLAEIKKELIRIALDTDENRNGEDDA; this comes from the coding sequence TTGTCTAGGCTGATCAAACATTCACAGTATGTTCCGGTTGATGTTCTCAAACGGCTGGAACAAGCCAGGCAGTATGCAGGCCTGACTGAGGAGCCGATTGCTTCGGATGAGGCGGCAGGCGAGGTGCATATTCAGGATTCTGCCAGAGAAGAGGCGGAACAGGCCCGCAAGCAAATGCTGAAGGATGCACAGGAGTTTGCCGAAGGACAGGTCCGAGACGCGGCACAGGAAGCTGAGAATATTGTAGAATCGGCACGGACAGAGGCTGAAGAGTGGTGGCGGCAGCGCAGGGAACAGGATGAGCATCTTGTCGAGGCCGTCAAATCGGAAGCCTATCAACAGGGATACCAAGAGGGACAGGCACAGGCTGAACTGGAAATGTCGCGGAAAATGGCCGAGATGATGGAGGAAGCAAGACAGGTTCTCCAGGAAGCCTACCGGGCCAAAGAAGTTATTATTCAAGAGGCTGAGCCTTTTCTGGTAGAGCTTAGCTGCAGTATTGCCGAGAAGATTGTGGACAAGCAGCTGACCGTGGAGCCGCAATTTGCCATGGATCTGATCCGCAAGAATCTTGCCCGCAAACGCGAGCAGGGACTGATTTCATTATGTGTGTCCCCGGCACAGTTCTCCTTTGTTAATGCCGCCAGGGAAGAACTGGCAATGGCAGTGGATTCTCAGGCGGAGCTGCAAATTCTGCCTGACTCAACTGTAAAGGATCACGGCTGCGTCATCCGTTCTTCTTTTGGAAGTATTGATGCGCGAATTGATACACAGCTCGCTGAAATCAAAAAAGAGCTGATCCGGATCGCACTGGATACCGATGAGAACAGAAATGGGGAAGACGATGCTTGA